One Primulina huaijiensis isolate GDHJ02 chromosome 8, ASM1229523v2, whole genome shotgun sequence genomic region harbors:
- the LOC140982302 gene encoding salt stress-induced hydrophobic peptide ESI3-like has protein sequence MGSETFLEVILAILLPPVGVFLRYGCGVEFWFDLLLTVLGYIPGIIYAIYVLVG, from the exons ATGGGTTCTGAAACATTTCTTGAAGTGATTTTGGCAATTCTCTTACCACCTGTTGGAGTCTTCCTTAGATACGGATGCGga GTGGAATTTTGGTTCGATTTGTTGCTGACAGTGCTGGGATACATACCGGGGATTATCTACGCAATTTACGTACTAGTTGGATAA
- the LOC140982393 gene encoding pentatricopeptide repeat-containing protein At3g24000, mitochondrial — protein MNHSTIPFIGKSGRSHFPISSQIKFSTLALFQPDSECEQENKDLHRFSGVIQDKNETISVLHRIDRDALLLDVRFYIQLLKKFTDLGKLREGKMVHKHVIDAKYKNFIVLQNTIVNMYAKCGDMLMARKAFDEMLERDLVSYTVLISGYSQNRESKEALRLFLIMIQTGMKPNQFTFGSALKAAGGFQSDGIGRGIHTACMKCGLGNDVYVGSALVDMYTRCGRLEEAKVVFDGLKSKNEVSWNALIAAYARKGEGHNAVKMFLDMKRQGFEPTHFTCSSVFSACASTGALEQGKWVHADMVKLGQKLVAFVGNTLIDMYGKAGSIEDAKKVFDRLLKKDVVSWNSMLTAYAQHGFGKETIDLFKEMRRMRFHPNEVTFLCVLNACSHSGLLEQGLCYFELMKMYKIEPDVTHYVATVDLMGRAGQLDRAVTFIREMKIEPTAAVWKALLGASRMHKNMELGVFAAEHAIKLDPHDSGPHMLLANIYASAGRLSDAARVRKMMNERGVKKEPACSWVEIENVVHLFVVDDDTHPQRDDIRLMWEKITNEIKKIGYVPDTNHVLWFVDQEEREKRLQYHSEKLALAFALLNTPPGSPIRIKKNIRVCGDCHTAFKFVSKVVHREIILRDTNRFHHFHDGCCSCRDYW, from the coding sequence ATGAACCACTCAACTATACCATTTATTGGAAAAAGCGGCAGATCCCACTTTCCAATCTCCTCTCAAATTAAGTTCTCAACATTAGCTCTGTTTCAGCCAGATTCAGAATGTGAACAAGAGAACAAAGACCTCCACCGATTTTCTGGTGTTATCCAAGACAAAAATGAGACAATCTCCGTTCTCCACCGCATTGATCGTGATGCTTTGTTATTGGACGTCAGATTCTATATTCAGCTCCTCAAGAAATTTACGGATTTGGGAAAGCTCAGAGAAGGGAAAATGGTTCACAAGCATGTCATTGACGCGAAATATAAGAATTTCATTGTTTTGCAGAACACGATCGTTAACATGTATGCGAAATGCGGTGATATGCTGATGGCGCGAAAAGCGTTTGATGAAATGCTCGAAAGGGACTTGGTGTCTTACACCGTGTTGATCTCTGGGTATTCACAGAATCGCGAGTCAAAGGAGGCGTTGCGGTTGTTTCTGATTATGATACAGACTGGAATGAAGCCGAATCAGTTTACATTTGGAAGTGCTCTGAAGGCTGCTGGAGGCTTTCAGAGTGATGGAATTGGAAGAGGGATTCATACGGCTTGCATGAAGTGTGGGTTGGGGAACGATGTTTATGTTGGGAGCGCGTTGGTTGATATGTACACTCGGTGTGGGAGGTTGGAGGAGGCAAAAGTTGTGTTTGATGGGTTGAAGAGTAAGAATGAGGTATCCTGGAATGCTTTGATTGCAGCATATGCAAGGAAAGGAGAGGGACATAATGCTGTGAAGATGTTCCTGGATATGAAACGGCAAGGTTTTGAACCAACCCATTTCACGTGCTCGAGTGTTTTTTCCGCTTGTGCAAGTACTGGAGCTTTAGAACAGGGAAAATGGGTGCATGCCGACATGGTGAAGTTGGGACAGAAGCTTGTTGCTTTTGTGGGTAATACTCTTATTGATATGTATGGTAAAGCAGGAAGCATCGAGGATGCAAAGAAGGTGTTTGATCGACTACTGAAGAAGGATGTAGTTTCTTGGAACTCGATGCTTACTGCTTATGCACAGCATGGGTTTGGGAAGGAAACGATAGATCTTTTTAAAGAAATGCGCAGGATGAGGTTTCATCCAAATGAAGTTACTTTCCTTTGCGTGCTTAATGCTTGCAGCCACTCTGGGCTTTTGGAACAAGGATTGtgttattttgaattgatgAAGATGTACAAGATCGAGCCAGATGTGACACATTATGTGGCAACTGTTGATTTAATGGGTCGAGCAGGTCAACTTGATCGAGCTGTGACGTTCATAAGAGAAATGAAGATTGAACCTACTGCAGCTGTTTGGAAAGCCTTGCTTGGAGCCAGTAGAATGCACAAGAACATGGAATTGGGGGTGTTTGCCGCCGAGCATGCAATTAAACTTGATCCCCATGATTCCGGCCCGCATATGTTGTTGGCTAACATATATGCTTCTGCAGGTAGATTGAGTGATGCTGCAAGAGTGAGAAAGATGATGAATGAAAGAGGAGTGAAGAAGGAACCTGCTTGTAGTTGGGTGGAGATTGAGAATGTTGTCcatttgtttgttgttgatgATGATACCCACCCTCAAAGAGATGATATTCGTTTAATGTGGGAGAAGATCActaatgaaatcaagaaaattggATATGTCCCGGATACTAACCATGTATTATGGTTTGTAGACCAGGAAGAGCGAGAAAAGAGGTTGCAATATCACAGTGAGAAGCTTGCTCTAGCGTTTGCTCTTCTAAACACTCCACCTGGATCCCCTATCAGGATAAAGAAGAACATTCGAGTATGTGGTGATTGTCATACTGCATTCAAGTTTGTATCTAAGGTGGTACACAGAGAAATAATCTTGAGAGACACGAATAGGTTCCATCATTTTCATGATGGTTGCTGCTCTTGCCGAGATTACTGGTAG